One window of the Spea bombifrons isolate aSpeBom1 chromosome 8, aSpeBom1.2.pri, whole genome shotgun sequence genome contains the following:
- the FOSB gene encoding protein FosB isoform X1: MYQGYDSSSSSPSAESQYLSSVDSFGSPSTAAAPQECVGICDVPTSFVPTVTAITSSQDLQWLVTPALISSMAQSQPTPGTSLDPYDLPGPSYASPSGGAYGPNPPATSTPGQEGTRPTRARGKRTREEALTPEEEEKRRVRRERNKLAAAKCRNRRRELTDRLQSETDLLEEEKSTLEAEIDELRRQKEQLEFTLLSHRPTCKLPYEDPDLPPTDPAASYSIGGPLATYAPQPEVSFPVCLPPLPDLDCVAGAGSYTSSFVFTSPEGGACGARYQRSSGSERSSSDSLSSPSLLAL; the protein is encoded by the exons ATGTACCAAGGATACGACTCTTCCAGCTCTTCCCCCTCGGCCGAGTCTCAGTACCTGTCATCAGTGGATTCCTTTGGGAGCCCGTCCACAGCTGCCGCTCCACAG GAGTGTGTAGGCATATGTGATGTCCCCACCTCTTTTGTCCCCACTGTTACGGCCATCACCAGTAGTCAGGACCTCCAGTGGCTGGTCACTCCTGCACTTATCTCCTCAATGGCTCAATCCCAACCTACGCCAGGGACATCTCTTGATCCCTATGACCTACCAGGTCCCAGTTACGCGTCTCCGTCCGGAGGAGCATACGGTCCTAATCCGCCTGCGACCTCCACGCCAGGGCAAGAGGGCACACGTCCGACGCGTGCACGAGGCAAGAGGACCAGAGAGGAGGCA TTGACTCcggaggaagaagaaaagagaagagtGAGGAGGGAGCGAAATAAACTGGCGGCTGCGAAGTGCAGGAACCGGAGAAGAGAGCTCACGGATCGTTTGCAGAGC GAAACGGACCTTCTGGAGGAGGAGAAATCCACCTTGGAGGCAGAGATCGATGAGCTGCGCCGACAGAAGGAACAGTTGGAGTTTACCCTGCTGTCCCACCGACCGACGTGTAAACTGCCATATGAGGACCCTGACCTGCCCCCAACAGACCCAGCTGCGTCCTATTCCATTGGAGGCCCGCTGGCCACCTATGCCCCCCAACCGGAGGTATCCTTCCCTGTCTGTTTGCCCCCGCTGCCGGACTTAGACTGTGTCGCCGGCGCGGGATCTTACACCTCTTCATTTGTGTTCACCTCACCAGAGGGAGGAGCATGCGGAGCCCGGTACCAGCGCAGCAGCGGGAGTGAGCGCTCATCCTCCGACTCACTCAGCTCCCCCTCACTCCTGGCACTCTGA
- the FOSB gene encoding protein FosB isoform X2, which translates to MYQGYDSSSSSPSAESQYLSSVDSFGSPSTAAAPQECVGICDVPTSFVPTVTAITSSQDLQWLVTPALISSMAQSQPTPGTSLDPYDLPGPSYASPSGGAYGPNPPATSTPGQEGTRPTRARGKRTREEALTPEEEEKRRVRRERNKLAAAKCRNRRRELTDRLQSETDLLEEEKSTLEAEIDELRRQKEQLEFTLLSHRPTCKLPYEDPDLPPTDPAASYSIGGPLATYAPQPEREEHAEPGTSAAAGVSAHPPTHSAPPHSWHSET; encoded by the exons ATGTACCAAGGATACGACTCTTCCAGCTCTTCCCCCTCGGCCGAGTCTCAGTACCTGTCATCAGTGGATTCCTTTGGGAGCCCGTCCACAGCTGCCGCTCCACAG GAGTGTGTAGGCATATGTGATGTCCCCACCTCTTTTGTCCCCACTGTTACGGCCATCACCAGTAGTCAGGACCTCCAGTGGCTGGTCACTCCTGCACTTATCTCCTCAATGGCTCAATCCCAACCTACGCCAGGGACATCTCTTGATCCCTATGACCTACCAGGTCCCAGTTACGCGTCTCCGTCCGGAGGAGCATACGGTCCTAATCCGCCTGCGACCTCCACGCCAGGGCAAGAGGGCACACGTCCGACGCGTGCACGAGGCAAGAGGACCAGAGAGGAGGCA TTGACTCcggaggaagaagaaaagagaagagtGAGGAGGGAGCGAAATAAACTGGCGGCTGCGAAGTGCAGGAACCGGAGAAGAGAGCTCACGGATCGTTTGCAGAGC GAAACGGACCTTCTGGAGGAGGAGAAATCCACCTTGGAGGCAGAGATCGATGAGCTGCGCCGACAGAAGGAACAGTTGGAGTTTACCCTGCTGTCCCACCGACCGACGTGTAAACTGCCATATGAGGACCCTGACCTGCCCCCAACAGACCCAGCTGCGTCCTATTCCATTGGAGGCCCGCTGGCCACCTATGCCCCCCAACCGGAG AGGGAGGAGCATGCGGAGCCCGGTACCAGCGCAGCAGCGGGAGTGAGCGCTCATCCTCCGACTCACTCAGCTCCCCCTCACTCCTGGCACTCTGAAACATAA